CTGAACGCTGTTCTTTTCCAGTCATCTACTTCTCTATTTCTGCACAAATTCCACACTGTTTTAAGTATTTCAATATAGATCTCAGAATCTGCAAGGGCAAGTTTCCCAAaatgcttttcatttttcttggacatTCTCTCTTACAAATGAATCTTAAAATCAACTGGTCAAACCtatttaataaaatagaaaatccaATTCATAATAAAACCTTTTATCAAACTCTGAAAAGGTAGGAACTAACTCAACTTGATCAAGCATATCTATGAGACACCTATAGGAAacatcccacttatatgaaacattCCCCTCAAGGCCAGGAACAAGCCAAGAAGGCTGCTATCAAATATTTCTTATTTAGAATTTTAAATGCTTTCTCCTTGTATCTATTAACCCACCATGCCTTTTGATTCATCGAGTTTTCCATGATCTACTTTTTGCTCAGTCTGTATGAAACTTCacactctatttcatttaatggtTGCCAGTGGGTCCACAAACTTAAAAATGTCTCATGGAGTCTGCAGTTCCATTTTCCATTGCTTTCTCATATTCAGTGCCTGTATAATTTCCAGGAACTAGATAAGAACTTCCAATGGCAGCGGGTTAGATAAGAACTTCAGTAGCTTTTATTTCCTTCTGATCTCCTCCAACCCCCATGTTTTTATGTTAAAGTCCTTTGGAATTTTAATTCCAAATTACTATGCATTTTCCTCCCAGAATCACACTTGTTTAGATTTAATAATACAGTTTACTAATTTTCTTGCTTACTAGTCCTTCTTACATCCCACTCCTTCCcccagggttctttttttttcctggttgaaAACCATTATCTGTGCTTTCACTGGaagtaacaaaaaaaacaacacaaaacggCTCAAAGGAATCAAGCTCAGAGGTAGCTCCAGCTTGAGGTCCAGGTTGACTAGCATACTGCTTCCTTTTCTCCTGTTTCTCTAGGCCCTTCCTCCCTTCATGTGGCCTCCCAGGCTGCCACCACCCACCCCTCGCCACTGGTAAAATGGCTGCAGGCATTTCAGGACCTCACATCTGCACACCACTCAGTCCAGAGCACAAGAGCACCTCTGTGACTGGTTATAGAATTCTAGATTCAAAGTTATTTCCCCTCAAGCTTTGAGCATATTGTCCAATTGCTGTTTTGTATTCATTGTTACTGCCAAGAAAAGTCTGATGTCAGTCTGATTCTGCTCTCCCCGTCGGTCTCATCTTCGGCAGcttttggaattttctttgtaCTGTCCTGCACCCAAGTGTGTGTCATTCTCTTATCCTGCTCAGGAGTCATATCTTCCTTCAATTTTTGGAAATTATTAGCCACTATTTTTTCATATATTGCTCTCATGCAAATGTTCTGTTGTGTTAGATATCCCAGCTTCTGGCTCAGTGTGGTGATCCCTCACACCTTCCATCTCTCCTTTGCTGTGTTCTGGGAGGCTCTGTCTGCCCAAATATCCAGTTTACTAAGTTGTTCCTCAGTCCTGTCCATTCTGTAATTGAAACCATTGACATAACTTTGTTATTTCAATAATCttatttttcattgcaaatatctatTTGGCTCCTTATATGGGCATATGCTATTGCTTCAGGGATATGGCATTATCCCATCTCTCTCTGATGATATTAATTATACTCTTTAAAACGTCTCTTTCTGAATGCTTTATTAGTTCTGTTTCCTTGGGtgtaatttttcctttttcccccTTCACCATGTCCTTTTTTCTGAATCTTTGGTAGCTGTACATCTGAGGAATGGAAAAAATGGTAGGGGGACAAGGGGAGACTGCTGATTTATTTTTAACAAGCATCAAGGAACTAAATGTATCTGTATCTGAtagtgaaaaaaaacaaaaaagaggagacAAGAGGGGACCTCAAGCAGATAGGTGACCCTATAAGGAGGTGGGAGAAGGGCTTGGGGGCTCAATCAGTGTAACCAAATGCCTCTCGGGTTCtcgtcctgtcctattagctgacTGAAATAAGGTAGATACCAGTTGCAAGGGCAACAGTGACAAGTTTATTATCTGCACAGGTGAGGAACAACGCAGGGTCTAGTGACCAGAAGAACGTGAGCTCCCAGAGCTGGGCCCTTGGGGGATCTTTTATGGGGAGACTGGTTTCCGGTGTTATACCTCAGTCCCCTTCAGTCCACCCATTTTTGGAATTCCCCTCCCCTGTCCAAGTTTGGGAGTCCAGTTGCCCAGTCATCTTGGGCAGATGTACTGGTAGATGGACGTCTCCCTCCAGAATGGGGTCTGGGTACAACCGTGGGCTGATAATTATGCTCCCCCAGGGGAGGAGGGAAGTTCCAAGGTCAGGTTCTGTGCAAGCCTGGGTGGCCAGTTGGAGCTGGTTCTCAAGGTGCAGGCTTCTGGCCTGTAAAACGTTActaacaaaatgttgcctagagCATATCAGCCGTTTGTCATCAAGAAAAGGGAGTTCACAGATCTTGTACAACAAACGTATCTTATCTTGGCGTGCCTCTCAGGAGCCTCCAGCTAGGGTTTCATCAGGACAGCACAGGTGGATGCTGTGGTATGGGTAGGGAGAGGGGCAGAATGGGTATTCGGGTTCAGGACTTGGGGAAAAGGAGTCTTTAGCAAAAGCCCAGGTGGGAACCGGGAGTCTGGCGAAAGTGTCAGAGGTCAGCGTGCGATGTAGACGAGGAAACCTGGGACCCCGTACACGTAGGTGCAGAAGGAGGTCTGCAGGACCGGCAAAGCCGAGCCAGCCAGAGGTCTGAGCCCTATGCAGGAGGAGACGGCGGAGGCAGGAGACCCCAGTTGAGACCAATAAGCGGAGGCGTAGGGCTGCACCGGGAAGATGCGCCAAGTCTGCACTGGGTGGGGGTCGTGGCCTTGCCGGGTGTCTCTTGGCGTTGTGGCCGCTTCAGTAAGAGGGACTGACCCTATCGGCCAGGTTTCCGGCTCCGCACGGGTGCCCGCTTCCTCGAGGCCCACTTCGATCCGCACGTCTCTCACGATGAGCTGGCGCGACTCGGTGCGGCGGCCCGCGCGCCTGCGGTCCCGGCCCTGGGAGCGGCCTCGGCCCTCGGGACGGTCCCGGCCCTCGGGGCCGTCCCTGCCCTGGGAGCGGCCTCTGCCCTCGGGGCGGCCTCTGCCCTCTGGGCGGCTGCCGCCCCCGCGCCTGCTCCTCTCCGCAGGCCTCTCCGGCACGGTGGGGGCGGGAGGAGCGCGTTGGAAGGGTTTCACCAAGGCCAGGGGCTTCGCCCGGGTGCCTGGCTCCCGCTCCGCCCGGCCCGCTGCCTCGTGGTCTTCGCGCGCCCTGGGACGCCCATCTGCGGAGAAACGGAAGCAGAGAATAAGAGGAGATCACCGGGAGGGCCCTGGGGAGCTCCCTGCAAACAGAGTGGGGATAGCAGGGGAATCCCTCAGGAGCTGTCTGTCCCCAGGACCTCTCTGGGACTCTGCACTTTGCATCAGTGCTTTTATTCACTCCTCCCACCGACCTTGCAAGTTGGGCATTACAATGCCCCATTTACTGATGAGTAAACTGAGTCCTAAAATTCATTCACGAGAAAGATAAAAGCTGAAAACAACTGACATGGTCCCTGCCTTCACTGAGCTTAAATCTTCTgtaggagagaaaaacagaacaaaacaaaaacttatggTGATAAGGAGGGGAGGCACACAAGGAAGGCGGGCTCTGGATCCAGGCTGTCTGCACTGAGATCCCTGGTTGCTTAATTtatctgggcctcaatttccttcTTCATAAATTGGTATGATAACATACCAAACCCTGGACTATTACAAGgattgagttgctgttgttgttgttaggtgccgtcgagtcagttctgactcatagtgaccctacacacaacagaacgaaacactgcctggccgtgtgccatccttacaatcgttgttatgcttgagctcattgttgcagccactgtgtcaatccacctcattgagggtcttcctcttttccattgaccctgtactctgccaagcatgtggGTAGCCTGGCTCATAGTAAACACGTATTGAGGGGTCAGAAAGGCTTGCTGGAGGCTTTCAAGGGTGAGTGGAACTTAGCAAGGTGAAGGCAAAGGTGGAGCTGGGTTAGAGAGAGCTTCCAGAACTGCGAGCAGCCTGGATTGGCTCTTGCAGGGTTGGGGAAACACACAAAGGTCCTTTTAGGCTAAACCAAGTGATCAAATGAGAGCCATTGGAAGATTTTAAGGAAGGGAGAAAGTGAAGTGTGGAGACTAGGAAGGAAGTGGGCACGCTTAGAGGAGCGGGGTGTTAGGATGTTGCTGCAGTCTTGCGGGGGAGGGATCCCCTGGTTGCCTGACTTAAGGAAAAGGCTGCAGGAATTGCAGAAATACCCAGGAGGCAGCGTGGATGTGGCTTGGGGTTGACTCGGTGAAAGAGAACATGTGGAGGGATGTCCAATGTTTGGCTCCTGACTTTGTCTCTCTTTGCAGGGGACTACCCCATGACCACATCTTATCCTGCCTCCCATTTTCCTTTCCCAACGGGGAGGGTGATGAAACCATTTTCTTGAGACAGAGCTCAAGGGAGAAGATGCAGGCTCGGGGGACAAAAAATATCAAGCCTGATGACTATGAAGTATGTGTGCATTATCCAGGTGGAGGTGTGAGAAACATCAAATATATGTTAGACTGGAGCTCAGAGGAGGCCTGGACTGGGATAGGATGGAGTCATCAGCACCGAGTTGATCATCACAGCCATGGAGGTAGATGAGATCAGCCAGAGAGAATGAGGAGGCAAAGAAAAGAGGCCTTTGATATAGCACTGGGAGAAAGGGCACCTTCCAGGGCCACTGATGCAGAGGAACACCGGGAGGTTTGTTCAGATGCAAAGTGAAGAGACCAGGAAGAGAGGAGCAGCCTACTGGGCTGGCTGAGGGGATGACAGGTCTGCAGCAGGCCCGCTGGAGTTGGCTGTAGGCAGGTTCTTACTGAGAGATGGTGAGGGCAGAGGTCAGCTTCCAGGGAAGCAAGTGTGGGAGGACAAGGTGGTGGGAAAGAGAGTGAGTGACTGATCACAGTGAAAAGAGAACAAGCAGAGAGCAGATGTTTACCAGAGAGTGGGAGCAGGGTGGCAACAGGGACAAACTGAACTCAGGAATAAGTATCAACTCAAATAGCCCAACTACAATGGAACAAATTGAGCGTGTTTTTAACCAactctctcctctttcttcatGATCacccaccaaaacaaaacaaaacaagatcagATTGTCACCTCATGGGTGAATTTGCCCTCAGTTCTTGGCTAGGAAGTTCAAGCATATATTAATTATCTTGTATCAATGTATAAACCAGTCAGAATCTGAGCAGCACTGAGAGGTGAGGGTTAAGCCTTGAAACAGGGCTCTGTGGTGTCTGTTCTGTGACATGTGAGCAGACTTGTTGGCAATTTCTTTGACCCTATTATCACTTTATTACCAGGCAGCAGAGAGGTGCCTACCCTTCTCTGCATCCAGGGTACAGCAGGAACAGGAAGAAAGGGATACTGGTCACGGCCCACATTTGAAGCTTCAAAGGAGAGTTTTCAAACTGACGACAGAGAAATAAAGTTTGAGTTTGTGGGTTTTCAGCATCAAAAATCAAAGTCCTGAAAGACCCGGAACATATGAAGCCTGTGCTTCATTCAGCAGTGGAAAGTtactatagaatccttcagagcCATGTACAACTGCTCTCCAAACTCAGTTTTAGTTCATTCAGAACAAGGGCATGGCTGAGCTACATGAGGGCTCGTGGACTGGAAGGGGCCTTGCAGGTAGGACCCAGAGTTACCTGCATAGACAGAGAAGCAGCGGGAGGTGGGTGGACTGACAATGGACACCTAAGGACCTTTCCAATTGTTTGATGCAACCCCAGTAGAACAGAATGAGAGTGAGAAACCCTTAATTTACTGAACAAACCCTGAATTTTCTGGGAAATCCCAGAAATGCAAACAGCACTTAAAAATCAATAAGATAGGATTCTGGGAAGATGGTAGCATAAACATATCATAGTTCTGACCCCCCCATACAAACACAACAAGAAAGCGGTGCTCATCCTGGAGGGTCTCTGAATCTGGGAGCAGAGGACAGCAGTGGGGAACTACGGATGGGCAAGAATCACTGACAAGTCACATATGGAAGGAAAATTGCTTCTCCCACTGTCCCTAACCTTCCCTCCAGCCACGCAGGCTACTGGCTGCTGTGAACTGGGAAAGCAACCACAGCAAGAGCCTGCTTCCCTAACCACCACACTCCCAGCCTGTGCAAAGAGATAGAACCCCCTAGCTTCTgttctaaaatcaacaaggcagaccaCAGTGAGGGTACATTCGGAGCATGCTAGCACTCCCCCCATCTGGTAACTGTCAGTTGCCAGGATGCTGCAAATCGCCTGCTTTCCTGCACACCCCATAGCTCAGATCTTCGAAATCAACAGGACAGATGTCTCTGGGGGTCAGCTTGGGTCTATCTGACAGTCAGTGCTGAGGATTggtgactgaggctgctgtgtactAGGAAGCAGGTACCTTCTGCATCCACTGCGAACATACTACCCACGGGGCTTTGATAGTAACAAAGTAGACCTCCTTGAGGGTCCATACGAGGCATGCCAGCACCTTTCCCATCAGGTAACTTTTGTCTGATGAATCAATACAAACTCCTCCTACAGAAGGTCCCCTGCAGTGGAGCTAGGAGGCAAGTCACTTCAATGGAACTTGCTCCCTCAAACACCACAGGAACATGGgttctgaaataaaaaaagatagatCTCTCAGAGGTCTGTTTGGGGAGTGTCAGCCTCTCCTACTCCTGAGATGTAGAAAAGTCAACATGTGCTTCCCCCGAATGCCAGCTCAGATAGAAGTAACCCCCACAGAGCAGAAAAGAAAGCCTCAGGAAAACCTGAAGACAACACCCAGGCTTTCAGGGAGCTCACTGGCTGTGGGCTTTCCAATTGAAAACATGGCTTCAGAATCAGAGCAGGGGAGGGAGAAATAACCACAGAGAGAGGATTGCACCCCCTTGTTGATGGATTGATTAGTGCATGATATCTCCCCTGAGTGGCAGTGCCTTTTGGCGGACAGACTGATCACTGCATGATTTCTGGTGTATTTAGTAGACATTGAAAGTTGAAAACCAAGATCTGTAACTTTTGAATCCTAATTAAATCAGGAAGAGAGAAGGAGCTATTACAGAGAGGGAAAGGAAGTGGTAAGCAAGGACCAAAGGCTCTGTCCACCTAAGGGTCTCTTGCAGAAAGTCGTGTgggcaaaaacaccaaatactggggaGAAAGCTAATACCCTTGAAAATTCCAATGCCTCcacaaaaaatcacaagacacaatAAGATAAGAGAAATCATGGCCCATTCCAATGAACAACATGCAGGGGGTGAAACTGCATCAGTGGAAGCCCAAATAATGaacaggatggaaaaatataataCAACATGAAACATAATCCCAGAAATAAGGGAAAGCATAGACAAATatctaaaataaagaaaacaatacatgaacaaaatgaagattaaaaaaagagacgatctaaaaagaaaccaaacagaaatattgcaactgaaagaaaaaataactgaaatgagaaacacaatggaAGGATTTACCAACTGATTTAGTTTGGTAGAAGGAAGAAGTAGCAAATTGGAAAACAAGATAATCAAAATTATGAAGCCTGAGGAGCAACCAGAATCGAGGCTCAAGACTGATGAGCACAATTTAATGAACTTATGGGATAACATCAAGAGACATAATATATGCATCATGGGAATTCTAGAAGGATACGAAagagagagggggacagaaagaagAGTTGAgtaaataatgacagaaaatttcctgaATCTGATGAAGGACATggatctacaaatccaagaagctcaaagaatttCAAACCCAAAAAGATCTACACTGAGacacaccacaagaaaactacaagccaatatcccttatgaatataggtgcaaaaagTCTCAACAAAATACAGTTATATGTTACTTCATATccacaatacattctgtgaaataggatgttatgtgatttggacgttgtgcaaacaccatattatatacaggcagtcccagaTTACCTGCCCAGCCCTGCCTGCTGTTCTGCATGCCTGTGGAGCAGGAGTAGCCCAGACCCAGCAGTCTCTGCTGCTGCCTGTCCACCAAAGCCAGAGAGCTGTATTCACCAGATATAAGAGGCTGActttgctgcatgtgcagctaCGGACAAGGCAGGGGCTGTGCTGGCAGCCAGATTAGGACTTTGCACACATCCAGGTGTAGGATGAGGAGCTCACAGGTTACACAGAGCAGTGGCCACAGGGACGGGGGGGAGTGGGTGTGCAGGTGCCAGGAGCAAAGCTGGCAGTGGTGGCCATGTCAGTGCCACCATGGCAGGAATGGAGGGGCCACGGCAGGCTCCAGAAGTGAACAGCTGCACAGCTAATGGGCAGGTGAATGAAGCCAGGAGGAGGAGAAGGTGGAGGAGAAAGTGCTGCAGGGATTAGGAGGCACCCAGGAGCCCCACTGCTCATTCACACTGGGGgtttggggtctttaaagctgttagggggaaataataaacaaaaggagagctgctttccctttaaaaaaaaaaaaaaaccttatgggaccaaGAATGCATATGCCTTCAGATGTTACCCGATTGGACATTAAGTGGCGCATGACTGCACTAtccaaaaaaaatacaccatgaccaagtggggtttattccaggaatgcaaggatggtctaacattataaaatcaatcaatataatatgCCACATCAgttgaacaaaggaaaagaacatcgTGATCATCTCCATGGATGCAGGAAAGGGGTTTGATAAAATCCAGCACCTTTCTTGTTGAAAACCTTCAATAAGATTGGAATGGAAGGAAAGTTCCTCAATATGATTAAGGGtatatatgaaaaaccaacagccaatattatacTTAATATAGAAACAGTGAgtgctttccccttgaaattgggaaCAAGGCAAGGGTGCCCACTCTTATCACTGCATTCAGTATTATATTAGAAGTCCTGCCCAGAACAAtaagacaataaaaagaaataaaaggtatggaaattggaaaagaagaaggaaatttatctccatttgcagatgacatgattctattatgtctattcgcagatgacatggcTCCCAAGGAATTAacaagaaagcttctagagctaatagagaaatttagaaaagtttcagggtacaaggtcaacaaaaaatCAGTGGAGTTTCTATACACTAACAATGAGAATGCTGAAGGGGAAATTAGtgaaatgattccatttacaataacatcgaagagaataaaatacctaggaataaatttaaccaggggtATGAgagacttacacaatgaaaattataaaacactgctaaaagagatcaaagacttaaataaatggaaagatgttccatgttcatggattggaagacttaatattgttaagatatcaatactacccaaagcaatctatagattcaacacaatctcaatcaaaattccaatagccctctttgcagaaatggaaaagcaaatcctcaactttatatggaatagcaagaggcctcAAACAGTCAAAGCAATTTTGAAGGAGAAGAGCAAAGAAGGACTCACACTTCATGAATTCAACACACGTTatacagctatagtaatcaaaacagcctggtaatggtctAAGAATAGACAATAgtccaatggaacaaaattgagaatccagaaataaactcatgcAATTATGGTGCATTGATTTTTGGCAAGGCactaagtccattaaatggggaaaggagtttttttttttttttttttaaataaatggtgctggggaaattggatttccacatgcagaaaaatgaaacaggatccatgcctgacgctatgcacaaaaacaaatttaaggTGAATTAAGGACCTAAActattcttagaagaaaatgcagtggTAAGGCTGTTGGgcttagcttttaacaatggattatcgaatataataacaaaagcacaaacaacaaagtaaatgggacctcataaaaattaaaaccttttgttcatcaaaagacttaacaaaaaaaaatgaaaaaagcaaggtaCCTATTTGGAGAATATCtccagaaaccatatatccactATGGATctgaaaagaatatatataaaacttcaacaacttagtaacaaaaagagaaataattcaatcaaaaaatgggcaaagaacttgaatagacatttcaccaaagaggatattcaaatgaccAACAAAAGATGCTTAATGTCTTTAcacatcagagagatgcaaatcaaaaccacaatgagataccatttcactcaaTAGGATGGCTAGGATTTAAAAAAAcggaaaatagcaaatgttggtaAGGATGCGGGAAAATTGGACCTTTTATctgttgctggtggaaatgcaaaatggtacagccattgtggagaACAGTGTCACAGTTCCTCAAAACCCAAAAATAGagctatcataaaaaaaaaaatcccagcccactgccatccagtagatttcaactcgtagtaaccctacaggacagactagtaCTGCCcctctttacagaaccagactactacatctttctcccgcagagtggctggtgggttcaaactacatgactcagcaattccaccgCTAGGAATACTCAAGAGATTTGAAAGCAGTGacgcaaatagacatatgtacaccaatgttcactgcagcattattcacaatagccaaaaggtggaaagaatCTAAATGCCATAAgtgaatgaatagataaacaaaatgtggtacatacatataacagaatacaactcaaccaaaaaagaaatgaaatcctgatacatgctacgacatgaatggagtttgaagacattatgctgagtgaaataagtcaatcacaaaaggacaaatattgcatgccctcacttatataaaaagataagaacaggcaaatgtatagagaccaaaatttattagtggttacaggggtgatagaccaagaggcagtccttcgaacaAAACAAGagcatactgcgtggtttaaaatcaggaaaggtatgtgtaaGGTTGTAtccctttcactatacttattcaatctgtatgctgagcaaataatccaagaagctggactgtatgaagaacatggcatcaggatatgcagaggacacaatcttggttgttgaaagtgaagaggactggaaacactgatgaagatcaaagactatagccttcactatggattacacctcaacataaagaaaacaaaagtcctaacaactggaccaataggcaacatcataacagagaaaagattgaagttgtcaaggctttcattttacttggattcataatcaacacccatggaagcagcagtcaagaaatcaaaatctgctgcaaaagacctctttaaactgttgaaaagcagagatgtcaccttgaggactaaggtgtgcctgacccaagtatggtgttttcaattgcctcatatgcatgcgaaagctggacaattaataaggaagaccaaagaagagttgacacctttgaattgtggtgttgaagaagaatattgaatagaccacggacttccagaagaatgaacaaatctgtcttggaagaagtacagccagaatgcgctttggaaacaaggatggcaagacttcgtctcatgtattttggacatgttatcagaagggagcagtccctggacaAGGGACTCTTGGTAAaagagaggatcagcaaaaaagatgaagaccctcaacaagatggattgacatagtgactataacaatgggctcaaacacagcaacgattgagaagatagtgcaggactgggcagtgtttcattcttctgtagataaggtcgctatgactcagaaccaactcaatggcacctaacaacaaggacaaCCTGAGGTGGAGCAAAGGGTAGTTATTGCTTATGGATTACtgtagaaaaaaagaagaaatcttttttttttaatgatttgcaTTTATTAAGTGTAAtgtttgcacagccaattaatttcaataagttgtatacctataaaaagttgaactgaCAAATTCTGtctatatatttttacaataacagtaacaacaatagTAGAGCAGCtgatgaggctgcttatgtacaagcaAACACCTCCTGGGATCTGGTTTATtgggttggaggtttagggttatggtttcatgggacattctaCTTAATTGACCTAATATCGTGTTTATtgcttctgttccacctcctGGTTCGTTGTGTAATGCCTGGagccttaaaagctagcaagtggccatccaaggtacaacaattggtctctattcacctggagcaacagaaggagagtcaggaataggatgaGAAAATGGAATGCTTGGCTAATATCCTCTATGAACTACCCCCTTTGctatgaaaccagaagaactggatggtgtccggcTATCATTACGGATCATTTTGATacaagattccatagaagaatcctcatcaaaatggagaaaatgtggaacaaaatttcaaattccatGGAATTCAGAGTTTTTGGATCCATTGAGGCTAGACGAacttctgaaactattgccctgagataatctttaaaccttaaaccaaaaggtATCTCATGAAGTCTCTTTAAACCAAACGATAGTTAagcttaattaataaagaatgctGCCCTGAGCAATGTACTTTTTAAAAGagctat
The window above is part of the Loxodonta africana isolate mLoxAfr1 chromosome 22, mLoxAfr1.hap2, whole genome shotgun sequence genome. Proteins encoded here:
- the PRR20G gene encoding proline-rich protein 20G, yielding MASPHIILHHPLRLDPAVSWFLVPPLPGSAPGPLLMEEQRPPKRRRLMVPNQDGRPRAREDHEAAGRAEREPGTRAKPLALVKPFQRAPPAPTVPERPAERSRRGGGSRPEGRGRPEGRGRSQGRDGPEGRDRPEGRGRSQGRDRRRAGRRTESRQLIVRDVRIEVGLEEAGTRAEPETWPIGSVPLTEAATTPRDTRQGHDPHPVQTWRIFPVQPYASAYWSQLGSPASAVSSCIGLRPLAGSALPVLQTSFCTYVYGVPGFLVYIAR